In Pieris rapae chromosome 24, ilPieRapa1.1, whole genome shotgun sequence, a single window of DNA contains:
- the LOC111001770 gene encoding protein phosphatase 1 regulatory subunit 3C: MAAIDMLSSEQIFYGCSPPAGFLTDYSAPVRRPTKLTSRGYSAPSLSVLKPVQLSLKSSAPRSCIRLSTEKKQKRVVFADDRGYALEHVKVMTEPSHVPPYWALMIVASPPLERKPSLVDTWDVRFPQPASNYLEFRRRITENYVALENVIVKQNEGAVDGTVKVKNLDFAKEVLIRASSDGWSTHEDTYCAFVESGPLNTIGVSTYDTFGFRLQLPIHSRKLEFCVCFRCKDKEYWDNRNGENFTIEKSSVRKTPAISCARINYGNSWSGSIVGHTPYW, encoded by the coding sequence ATGGCCGCTATCGACATGTTGTCGTcggaacaaatattttatgggTGCAGCCCGCCAGCCGGTTTTCTAACAGACTATTCAGCTCCCGTTAGAAGACCAACAAAACTAACATCTAGAGGTTACTCGGCGCCCTCTCTCTCTGTGCTAAAACCGGTGCAATTGTCATTAAAATCATCAGCACCGAGAAGCTGTATACGGTTATCAACGGAGAAGAAGCAAAAACGAGTAGTGTTTGCGGACGACAGAGGTTACGCGTTGGAGCATGTGAAGGTCATGACTGAGCCGTCCCATGTACCACCATACTGGGCTCTGATGATTGTCGCCAGTCCACCATTGGAAAGAAAACCTTCACTGGTTGACACTTGGGATGTGAGGTTCCCGCAACCGGCCTCCAATTATTTAGAATTCAGAAGGAGAATAACAGAGAACTATGTCGCGTTGGAGAATGTGATTGTGAAACAGAACGAAGGCGCCGTGGATGGTACCGTCAAAGTGAAGAACTTGGATTTCGCGAAGGAAGTTCTGATCCGTGCATCATCCGACGGGTGGAGTACACATGAGGACACATATTGTGCATTTGTCGAATCTGGGCCTTTGAACACGATTGGTGTATCAACTTACGACACATTTGGCTTCCGTTTGCAGCTACCCATACATTCGAGGAAGTTAGAGTTCTGTGTGTGCTTCCGCTGCAAAGATAAGGAGTATTGGGATAATAGGAATGGTGAAAATTTTACGATAGAAAAGTCGTCAGTGAGAAAAACGCCAGCGATATCGTGTGCTAGGATAAATTATGGTAATTCGTGGAGTGGTTCCATCGTTGGTCACACGCCGTATTGGTGA